The region GCTGGCTGCTGTTCCTGGCGATCTTCACGCTGAGCATGCTGAACAACTACCTGTTCTCCCGCGACGGAGGCAACCGATGACCACCACCCCCGCGCAGCGCGCCGCGCCCGGCCCCCGACCCCGCCGCGCCCGGCTGCCCTGGCAGCGCGTGCCCATCTGGGCGCTGATGCTGCTGGCGTGCTTCCTGTCGGTCGTGCCGTTCTACCTGATGTTCGTGTGGGCCTCGCACCCCAGCGCGGAGGTCTTCACCTTCCCGCCGCACCTGTGGTTCGGGGACGCCTTCGCCCGCAACTGGCAGGGCCTGATGCAGGTCACGGACGGGCAGGCGCCCCGGCAGTTCTGGAACTCGCTGTACATCGCGCTGGTGTCCACGCTGACCACGCTGTTCTTCTGCTCGCTGGCCGGGTACGCCTTCGCCATGTACGACTTCCGGGGCAAGGCGGCGCTGTTCGCGTTCATCCTGGGCACCATGCTCATCCCGCCGCTGGTGATGGACATTCCCAGCTTCCTGGTCATGAACAACGTCCTGGGCTGGGTGGGTGAGCCGCGCGCGCTGTGGGTGCCGGGCATGGCGAACGCCTTCGGGATCTTCCTGATGCGGCAGTACATCATGTCGGCCCTGCCGCGCGAACTGATCGAGGCGGCCCGCATGGACGGCGCGACCGAGTTCGGCATCTACCGTCAGGTGGTCCTGCCGCTGATCCGCCCGATCCTGGCCACGCTGGGCGTCGTGACGTTCGTCGGCGCGTGGAACAACTTCAAGGGCGCGCTGATCATGAAACTCAGCGAGCCCGACACCATGACGCTGCCGCTGAGCCTGCGCCGCCTGGGCGGCGGGGCCACGAACGTGAACGTCGACTGGGGCGCGATCATGATGCTGGTCGTCATCACGGTCATTCCGCTGCTGATCGTGTTCCTGCTGGCCAGCCGTCAGGTGATCAGCGGCCTGACGAGCGGCGCGGTCAAGGACTGAAGCCGTGCGCCGCGCCCTGCCCGCCCTGACCTTCGCCCTGGCCGCCCTGGCCGGGGCGGGGCGGGCGGTGAACGTCACGCCCGCCCCCGGTGAAGGCCGCCCCCTGGACGGACCGCTGCTGGGTGGGCCGGGCTTCAACCTGGGGAACTGGATGCCGGTCGTGGAAGCGCTCCCCGAACTGCGCGCCCTGCGGCCCGCGCTGCTGCGCTGGCCCGGCGGGAACATCGGGGACGAGAACGACCTGACCCGCGCCGCGCTGCAGACCCTGAAGACCAACTGGACGCTGCTGGGGCAGCCGGACCTGATCGTGCAGACCCGCGTGTTCACGCGCGGCGGCGTGGGCCGCGCCGCGCCCGGGGACGCCGCGCAGGCCGTGCG is a window of Deinococcus grandis DNA encoding:
- a CDS encoding carbohydrate ABC transporter permease; the protein is MTTTPAQRAAPGPRPRRARLPWQRVPIWALMLLACFLSVVPFYLMFVWASHPSAEVFTFPPHLWFGDAFARNWQGLMQVTDGQAPRQFWNSLYIALVSTLTTLFFCSLAGYAFAMYDFRGKAALFAFILGTMLIPPLVMDIPSFLVMNNVLGWVGEPRALWVPGMANAFGIFLMRQYIMSALPRELIEAARMDGATEFGIYRQVVLPLIRPILATLGVVTFVGAWNNFKGALIMKLSEPDTMTLPLSLRRLGGGATNVNVDWGAIMMLVVITVIPLLIVFLLASRQVISGLTSGAVKD